Genomic window (Syngnathus typhle isolate RoL2023-S1 ecotype Sweden linkage group LG19, RoL_Styp_1.0, whole genome shotgun sequence):
AGGTGAGCACTAAGGAAATAACAGAAGAAGTAATCGGATTACGAGTGGACCGTTATGCTCAACTTCCGTGCTTGCCCGCTGTCATGTGAGTACAATTTCATCAAAGTAAAAAATCCTAATAGCTGCTCATCTGGACAACTGCCAAACAAGCTCAAACCATGCTAACGACGCTAACCGTTATCCTCCTGCAGTTTCTACACCAAAAACGGAGACTACTGCGCACATGCCCGCGCCCCGTGGGTCCGCCAGAAGATCGAAGCCATCAGGTGAGTTTCACCTTCATCCTCATTTTCATCTTCATCATGCTTatcatcctcctcatcctcctctcacTTTGCGTCCTCGCAGGaaggctgctgccgccgccgctcagGCTTTAACCACCAGCCCGCAATCCGAAACCATCCTCACTTCCACCACCTCCGCCCCGTCATCATCTCCACcatcctcatcttcatcctcccCTTCATCACCACCACTTTCATCCTCCACCTTCTCCCCCCGCCTCCGCCCCACCATTCGTTAATACGACGAGCACTTTGTTTAGAGTATGAAGCTTGAGTCACTTTACTGTCTGACAATTATTTATTAGATATTTAAGGCATTATTTATCGggaaacctttattttgtaatttattttgcctcgttaaatttatatttatttaggaTTTTACGAATTACTGGTGActaataaaaattttaaaaaattaaaaatcaacttgtctggtgtttatATTGACAGTAGTTTGGATTCAAGTGTTTTGTGAGTGGAACCTTTAGGTGGACGGCGATCACAGCAGAAGAGTCTCGGTCTGCAAGATGGACGCCGCTCGGGAGTTCCTGGGGAACGGGGCCGAGTGTTCGGGGGCCAGCGAGGCGGCGCGGAGACCGCGCTCTCCCCCGCCCATGTAACGCTTGAGGGACAAGCTCCTGCGCATCCGTCGCAGCTCGCTCTGCACCTGCAAAaccaaaatcaatcaatcaatcaatcaatcaatcaatcaatcaatcaaacgacACTGCAAACATTTGGAAGCGGCGGAGGACGAGCACGCTCACCTCACAGTTGAGAAAGCAGTACAGCACTGCCACAACGAGACCCTGAAAAGCACAAAGTTGGATGACCTCCAATTTGAAATCAAGCGATCACCACGGCAACGTGTCGAGCTAAATAACATTTTAGTTTTGAGACCTGGAAGGATCCGAGGCCGAGCTCAAAGAAGATCTTGACGTGCCGTGTGGTTTTATCGCTAGGCTCCATCAGGTGGACGAAAACCACGTAGTTGATCCCGAACAACGGGATGAGCAAGAGGGTGGATTTGGCCAGACGCCTAGTGCACGCAAGCAGGCAAAAGgtgaaggactttttttttgcattgctcGGGTGTAGTGTCATCGTTCCACCAAGAGGGGGCGCAAATAAACTACAAATGAGGACGAGTTAAGTTTGCTGAAAGGAAGCTTACTTATACTGCGACTGCTCGTTGCCGCCCACGTTGGTGCAGCGCAGCTTCTGCACCAGGATACGAATGATGCTGATGAACAGGATGAAGTTCACCTGCCACGCAAAAGACGTTTTTGAACTCGCTCGTCCCGACCCTGAACTCCTTGCTGTGGGGTACGTACGACGACGCATGCCAGGATGGGCCAGTCCAACACTCTGCTGGGGACGGGACTGTCGTTCCTCTCCCAGCACCTGAAACCGACCAATCATCTGTAGCTGCCCCCGTAATGGAGCTTGAAGAAAGACTCACCAGGTGTTATCCAGGTAGAGTCGACACAAAATCCATGCCACCGTGAAGACGGACGGGATTCCTGCAAGGGCCCAAAGACCGCAAGTGTTTACAGTGAGGCTCGCCAGACGCCACtacacacacgcgcgtgcacacacacacacacacgcgggcaCGCACAAGATGGATGGTGCAAGCGTCGCCGTGTTTGGAACCGGCGGGGCTGAGTGCAAACACTTTGGCACCGAGACTAATGACAAGTTTTGTTCCCAGTGACGTGTTTTGGCAAAATGTCAGCGCAGTAGGCCAGGATGTTTCAAATCGGGATAAGGATTGCAGAGTAGACGGCTCAACGTTATTTCTTATGACGCCAGGTCACGACGCGCGTGCTCGTTGGATACTTGGGTCACGGCGCCGATGGGCGTGTCCTACCCCAGCCAATCAGCATGTAGACGGAAAGGCGCGCCCAGCGGGCgtgcaccaccagcagcagcgtGTGAAGGTAGAGCGCCTCCACCAGCAGCCAGAAGAAGTTGGCCATGATGGAGTAGTTCAGGAACACCAGGCTGCTCTTGCAGCCCacctgcaaaacacacacacgaatgaaagaaaaagaagagccGATGGATGGATGCGTCAGTGATGGATTGGCGCATGTTGATGATGTCACCAGCGAGGGCTGAGCGCTGCAGTCGGGCGTGTCCTCTTCTTCGCTGGAGAAGAGTAGAAGATCTTTGGTGAGCACCGCCACGCCCCTCAGCATGAAGGATGCAAACAGGTTGATGTGGATGTAGTTCCTCATGCAGTGCAGCctcctgaaacacacacacacgagcgccTTAAGGAGAGATCTCAAAGCCTTAAGTTCCTCAGTTGACGTGATGGCGTGTACCTGAAGACAGCAATGATGACGGTACTGCTGAGCAGGCTGATGAGAGACAAGCTGTGACCCAGCGTGGACAGAACCATCACCACTTTGTAGAACACTAGCTGAACACACATCATCGAGGTCAGGACTTCTTTGGCCATTTTGTTTAACAGTTAGAAATGTCCACCTGCAAACTTTGAGAAGGATTGTGTCGGACTGAAGAGATTGTGAGTGTTCTGACACACAATGCGAGGAATTCGGACCCGGCTTGTGCAACGCGCACACAGAAACACACGTATATACAAAGTGCTTGATTTCAACTCCCTCGCTCAAGTGTGTCTTCTTGTGCAGCAGCTGACTTTTTATGAGCCTCTTAGCTCCCAGATGGCCATTTTGGgagacattttgtctttttgacATCTTTGGTTTTGccctgagacacacacacaggtgtgtgtgtgtgtgtgtgtctgttctcCACTAAACGTTCTCCAGACGGAAAAGCCTGGAACGTCCAACAGGAAACAAACAGAAGCTTCCCTAAGATGAAGTCACGCACACCTGACAGCTCTGGACAAGATCTCATGCCAGGCGtgcaagggtgtgtgtgtgtgtgtgtgtgtgtgtgtgtgtgtgtgtgtgtgtgtgttgtttctttttgtCTAAGTAGCACCCTGTTCATCAGCGGTGACAAGACAAAGTCGTCTTTCATGTCTCCTTCCTCCTCACGTAAACACAGGCTGATGACGAGCCCTGACGGGAAGTCAACACTTTCATCGCGCGGCCGTGTTGGCGTCGGTCCAAAACATAATGCCCCCGGCATTTCGGGCTCACCTCGCCGGGTTGGTCGGTGTCGTTGGACGAGCAGGCGGCAGCGATGACTGGGTAAACATCTGACCAACCTTGCGGGGTGCACTTCCTGCTAAGGTTTCCTACGACACATTGATGATCGTTCGATTTCTTCTTCATGAAGAAACTTCACATCCCGTGCTAGAGGCTCACCCTTCTTCCCAAACAGGTGCaggaggggggcggggcagGGTTGAGAGACCACCTCGCCCACCGCCGCACTGCGCCAGCACGAAGCATTGTCCCACTCGCCCACACAGCCTGAAACAGCCACAAAATGAACCCACTGAGCGCGAGTTAATCAAGTGGATCGAGAAGGTACCTGCGGAGGGCACTGCGAGATGTTCCAACCCAGCATGGCACTCTTGACTCGCTTTCTTCATCTCCCAACTAAAATGGCACAGAGGAAATCTGCCCGCCGCCTGCTTCGGACGCCAAGCAAACGACAACAACATTGGGAAAGAAGTCAAAAGTTTAGCTTCATGTTTTTCTGTAAAAGACAATTGCATCGCTCATCAGGTAAACACAGCTGGCAGCATTAAAATCTTCCTCTTCTTTGTGTACACAAacgtgcatacacacacaaagtgcAAAATAAGAATAACACTTGAACTGATTGAGTCCGTCTGTCAAATGAACTTTACTGATAgtgattgtgtgtgtctgtgtgtgtgtgtgggagggagggGACTGTTTACATTGACACACTAAACCATTTATGAGCTGTCAGGGGGTTGCAGTGTgtttacaacacacacacacactcacacacacacatacatgcacacataTTAATTAATAACTACAACTAGGGTGAAATAACATTGAAAAGAGTCGTTATCAGTGACGTAGTTTCAGATTTTGTGCACAAGGGAGGTTTGTTGACTCGTGTGTGtactttatgtaaaaaaaaaaaaaaaaagataacatgGAGAAGATAAAGAAGATGAAACATTAACCAGACGCACTAGTAGCGAACTACGCAACTTTTTCACATAGTGGGAGAACGTGATGTCATGGGGCATGCGAATATGACGCCAGAATGCATGCAAAAGTGAGGACATGTATGAGAAAGTGACGTCATGAGTGATGTTAAAATTCAGGAAAAGACTAGATGAGATCAAGAAAATATAATCCACAAAGATTGCATCCGGTGAGATAAGATGACGACATCAAAGTGCATGAGTGATGGTGTCATAGGACAAGTGGAAAAATTAAATTGCATGTCGCATGAGATACCTTGTGCGTGAGGAAGACGAGCATCAGGATGAACCTCATGATCTTCTCATCCagcattcttcttcttcacgtCCGCTCCTGCGCTTTttcatgaactcacaacaagtccatccagctgactcgataaaaaaaaaagttttctgtgCATGTTCCGAGCTTCTCAGAGGTGCGTGCAGCACACATGAACGGCTTGAACTGCAGCTCACTGACTCCAAGCCGCGCGCGCTCTCGCCACAAATGGGAGTCGCGCGCAATCCTGCCTCCCGGGCCACAGCGACCTCTGGTGGGGGGGAAAACCCGCAAATTTAAAATGGCAGAGTGGTAGTCAAGCAAAAGTCATTTAAGTAATGAAAGTTATAGTTATCGTTGCAAATGTGGTAAGAATCTTTCAAATAGTCGTACAAAAATACAATCTAGTACATTTACTCCGACAAATACCGTTGCACATGAAACATTCCGAGATGGTCAACAACAAATTTGTCCAGTTATAAAATTTATTCATTTGAAGACCCATTAAGGTAGTCAAGTTGAATATAAAGTTGACGCTCTACTGttgactattttttttgccaaagtaGCTTCAACAGTTGTAAAGACATAGCTTCAGGTACATACCTCGGAAGAAGTTGGATTTTcgggccgccatcttgaaagtgAGCGTGGCTTGCAAGAATTATTTTAGGAGTCCGAATGCGATTTGAAGATATGAACCAAATTtcgcgcttgtatttttcactAAAAATATGATGCATATAATCACAAATGTGATTTTAAGTGGTCACAAGCAAGACTTGAAGGCGGAGTCTCTATAGCCAATCAAAGCACTTTATTGCACTTGTATAGTGTAACGTGAGCCAACAGAAGACTCTTATAAAAGTGTCATTTCATCTTTTGAAGTCATGTGTACAAAACAAGTCACACACATTTGTACCGTACAAAATCGACACTATTTACATACAATACACACGCAAGCAGCCATCCACGCACaaataccacacacacacacctgatggGACGTTCTTGGTCGCGTGGCCGCTAAATTGCTAGCTTTGCTAAACTAGCTGATATgcataaagacttttttctccGCCTTCCtgttagtgttgaaataaaagACTTAATGAAGACACAAATTGAAAATATTCTACATAATCTGCATCACAGTCCGCGGCATACTCCGCTAACTACGCTAACAGCGCAAAGCTAGCCAACACTTCCACCTTTTTTGGGATGGACTGACAATATTCAAGTTTTTATTCGTAATAAATATTCATCTTTAATCTTCTGCATCCGTTCTAGACTTTGAATAAAACATCTGAGTTAGTGCACATATAAGACACAGCAAAGTGTTTTGTAGCAAAACACGCAACCGTGAGCATATTATGATTCATTACGCATTTTTAGATGTGATGCAGCCGGAcagttaaaatgtcatttttttttaagatcatgaaagcaaaataaatccatccatctgtcagcTTTCTAGAGCGACTATTCCGCTTGAGTGTCACGACTGAGCTGCTGCCTATCTCAGGTGACTTTGGCTGACAGGCTGGGGGAACATCCTCAGCCAATGTGTGAATTAGCAAATATGCGCAAGTTGACTGCCGTTTCTTTTAAAAGATCTTGCTGAAATCACATAAAATTTCCTCTGAAGAAACACCAAATGtccctttttctctctctttcacacatacacacacacacgcggttcTGCGGGGGTGGGCTGCATATTGGGGGCTACTAGACACCTCCTGGTCTTTTCAGTTCTTCTCCATATAGATTATGTCAATgtacaatatttatattttttacaaGAAGCTCCTCATGGGGTTTCCCTTCGCTCCCCCAAAAACGTCCCTGGCGGATGTCTCGCGCATGATGTCGGCGGCGCGGTCACTCAGCAAACAAGGATGGAAAGCAACGAGTGGGGAGCGCACCATCCAGACACGCACATGCGCgcaagcacacacgcacgcgctacATGTTGTAGGCCACGTAGATGGGATCCAGCTGGTCCTGCAAGAATCCGTCGCGCAGGTGCATGCGCTGCTTCTCGCCGCGCGAGTTGATGGGGATGACGCCGATGTCTGTCACCACCACAACGCCCACGATCAGGTAGTGCTCCTCCAGAACCGCCTTGGTCACCATGGGAACCAGGTCCAGCGCCTCCTGCTCCGAGCCTTCCAGCTCCACTACCACCACCAGGAGGTTGGTCCACGGGAACACGGCGCTGGGGAAGCGGTCGTTAAGCTAAGCTGAGCCGCGAGGTTGCGCAACAGCCGAGCGGGACTTTATGTGCTGAAGGCGGGAACGTACCACTCCATGATGCTCTTGTGCGCGCGGATGACCGACGTCTCGATGTCTATGGGGTGGTAGCGCATCCCCCGCAGCTCCATGGCCTCCTCCAAGGCACCCACCACAAACAGAGCGTCGTGTCTCTCTGCCACAAAGACACAGTGGACGCACGTTGGCCGAGGAAGTCTTTTGGCAGTTTGTTTGAAAACAGGCAAAGAAATTATTTGGATAAAAGGATGCAGCGACGGCTAACCTCCGTTGGCGTCGGTTAGCTCGGTGCGGCGGAGGAAACCCAGGTAGCCGGTCCGAGCCCAAACTGTCTGCGTGTCGCCGAAGCTCAGCCTGGAGTTGAAGTGGTCCGACTGCAGGACCTCCTCGCCATAGCCGCTGTAGTAGCCGCTGCCGTTGTGAGCGCTGTGCACCCAAATCTGatgcaagaagaagaaaacagcGGTCAGCACCGCCAGCAGGGGGCCGACACCTGCCCGAGACGGCTCTGATGAGAGCACCTCGCCCAGGTGCGAGTCCCCCAGAGGGCCTTTGGTCTCGGGGTTGGCGATGATGATGCGAACTCCAGGCAGGATCTGAAACACACGGCGAGAGACAAAGGCGGTTGCCACGGTTACCATCACCGCGCCGCACAATTTTCGAATTGTGTTGTTTCCGTACACTTCGGTTCTATTAAACGTGCAGCGCCAATTGTTTCGCTGTGCTTTCTCTAAGAATTTTTCCCGCTTGGCGTGGAGTTGCACGCCTGCCGACAAACGGGCGAGGAGCTTGTTGATCACAGACGGACTTGAGTCACTCCACCGTGGGAGGACAAGCAGCAGTCCGAGCCGCAAATAGTCTTTTGACATTTAGCTCCACTTCCTGCTGAGAAAATGGATGCCATCGATTTCTCAGTAAAAATCTCTAATGTCTCCTtccaaatgtcttcttttttttttcccttctcgacCGAacagcgtttgtgtgtgtgcgcgctcacCTTTCCGGACTCCATGAGAGGCAGACTGTGAGGAGATCCTCTCTCCACCAGACGCACCctgaaacacgcacacacacgaacgCACGTTGATGGCGACAGGGCTCTTCAGAACCGAGAGGAGACGCTTGGTCCGACCTGTCGTGGCGCAGGGCCCTCATGTCCACGTAGACCGTGGTGGGGTCCGGTCCCGATGTGCCCTGCCACCATGACCAAACATTTTGTAGACGTTTGCTTGTTCATTCAAATGACACTAATCCCTTAAAGAGCAGCTTTTGGGCTGGCGTGTCGGGTTTACCTGCAAGCAGATGGCCAAGTTGACCCTGCAGCCAAAGGCGGTGCTGACTGAACGTGGGTGCAGGCCGAGATCTTTGAAGAGTTTGGAGAAGGACAGCGTGAGGGACATCCTGGGCCTCTCCTCGGCCACCACCACGCAGGCCCGCACCCGGGACAGGTCCAGACCGCGGGCCTGCAGGACACAAGACCGCCGTCAGCCGCGTCAGCCTCACCCGGTGCGTTCATGACAAGAACCCACCTTGAGGGTTTCGGTCTGCAGGCCGAGACCTTTGGTGCAGAGCTCCATTACGCTGTAGGAGCAGAAGGTGTCTCGCACCCGCAGCTGGCTGACGGCCAGCAGCCACAGCGCCGGGTTGGACTCCAGCTCCACCGGGGGGATCAGGATGGACTGGTGGCCTGAGTAGACGCTGCGCACACACATTGAAATAGAACATAAAAAGGAACATAAATCAGATCTATATGCGGCGAGGAGAGAAGATGTGCTTAGCCTAGGCTCATATTTTACAATAATTAGCATGTCCTCCTCATTAGGCGCCAAGAGCGGGATATGCGGGTTGATTTAGTATGTCTGCGGTAGGCCAAGATTAGATTTCATTCGCACGCGGTTTCAAAGAAAAGTCCACCTGACATGGAGGTCACAACTCTAAAGACCATGGCTGGACAACGTTTTGTCCTCAAGGGACACTTTGATGTTAAATTGAGTTGAAGAGCCTCATTGAAGCAAAACTCAAGTTGAAATAAGCTGAGGAGCctcatttggacaaaagtagtgtCAAGTGCATGCCAGAGATCTTTCAACTCTCAGaccattttaaaaaattaaaaaagtagTAAAAAGGAAGGGCCAACCTGCAGAGACACCAGAGGACGAAGCCGAGACCGCAGTACGGGTCGAGGCAGATGGCCACCTCTCTTGACGGGTACAACTCACACTGCAGCTTCACCGACCGGCAAAACGCTCCAACGGCGTTGTGGGACATCTGAGAGGGGAAGGGGCGGGGGCACAGTTGATGGGAATGTTTCAAGCCAGCACGAAGCAAACAATGGAGAAGGGTGCACCCGGCGTGGGTCGGGGTTCCGAGCTGACCTGAACACCCGCCAGCATGCCGGTGGTGGACACGCTGAAGTCCAAATAGGCCAAACCGTCGGGGTTGCTGGGTTTGTACAATGCCGGAGGCTTCTTCTTTGGCAGGTCAtctgcaacacaaacacaatgtGAGCACTGTTTGTCAACAAATCCAGtttacagatttatttatttatttatttttttacagtggGTTGTCATACTTGGACTGGAGCTTGAAAAAGCTGCCATGGGTAGAAAGTACAGATCATCTATTgtctaagttaaaaaaaaaaaaaaaaaggaatttgttTTATGTCTTTGGTGCTTACCAGTGTCGAGGACGGGTGGCCAGTTCCTGATGTCCACGGTGGCCGTGGCCTCTTTGGAGCGGAGCAGCTTACAGATGACGGCCGTGGTCATCACGCAGGCCGAGTGGCTGACCTCCACGATCATCTTGACGGTGGGCAGCGTGGTGGAGATGTTCTGCGGGTGGGGCGGTCGTACCGTGATGGGCACGCAGCCGGCGTACAGCGAGCCGTAGAAGGCCGCGATCAGGTCGATGCCTGAGGGGAAGGGTGCGAGCGGGGTCACCGACAGGTCAGGATCCCAAAGCGGACCAGCGGACCCGCTCCTACCTGGGGGGTAGACCAGAGCTACGTGGTCTCCTTCCTGCAGGCCGCCTCGCTCCATCAGCAGGGCCGCCACTCGCTCCGCTCGCTTATGGAGCTGCAGGCAGGTAAGGGAGCTGGACACTGCCCCCTGTAGGAGGCAGAGGGAAGCGCAACATTTGATGACTTTTCGGCTTGTCATCTCTGAGGTGCCCCGGAATGGCGTCCTTACCCGAGAGCTGAGCAGAGTGTAGAGAACATGGTCCGGCGTTGTTTGAGCTCGCCACTGCAGAACCTCTGAGAGGAACAGGAACTGCGTACGGGGAAGTGAGATGAGCATGTTGAGGAGAGGAAAGAGAAAAACGTTTTGAGATGATTCGTCTCACCTGGTCGTtgtcatccgtctgtcccagatCTCGGCCGCTGGCCTGAGCGATGCGCTTGCCCGACACCAGATTGCCCACCATCACGGAGGCAGGTCCGATCTCTACAACGCACACAATTAGAAGGACACATAGACATCACTCAGCACCAAGGTTGCAAAAGTGGACTCCCACCTGGCTGCTTCTGTCGAGGTTTGGGCAGGTTGGTGACGCAGGTGTGGGGGCACATGAGGACGTTGCAGGGGTGCAGCCCCCCCTCCAGGTAGAGCTGCTTGATCTCAGACAGGTGGATCCCGCCCAGCGGCGTCTTGGGCAGCGTGTTGGCCGGAACCAGAGCCAAGCAGAACACACCCGCGCCGTGGATGCTGTCAATGGCCTGGCAGGGGAGGGGCAGAGGGGTGAGAACCGTGACAAGCCATGTCGGCGCACCGTGGCACGCTACCTGCAGGACGCGACTCATCCACTGAAAGCTGTCCTCCTCGGTGGAGTCGGGCCGCTGCTCAGCCACCACCACGATCCTCTCGTCCCGCAGGACGGTCACCGAGAACACGGCTATCCTGCAAGTCATGACTCCATGGCATGAAGCTTCCTCAACGCGGCCGGGATCTTCGCTGCGACTCGGGCCACTCACCTTCCCCTGTAGACGAACTTCATGGGCTCCACCGCCAAGGCCGTGGCCACGATGTCGTCGGCGTTGTGCCGGCGCCCGCTCACCATGATGAGGCCGTCCATCTTGCCTGTGATGAAGACCAGGCCGCCGGGCCCGATGAAGCCCAGCAGGCCGGTCCGCACGAAGGCGTACTCGCTGACCAGCCCGCCGCTACCGCTCACCGGGTACACCTACGGCCAAATGCTGCACGTCAGGGATCGGCTGCTCCTTCTTTCACCTGAGGCTCAAAGACGAGCCGCTACCTCGAAGGTGTTCTTGGTCATTCCGGTGAGGCCGTAGTAGGAAGTGCCGGTGGCCACGGCGCAAACGCACATCTCGCCGATCTCGTCCGTCTGACAGAGCTGAGGGACGCCCTCGGGCTTCACCACGCACACCAACCCTGGACGAGCAACACGTGCATCACAACTTGTCACTTGATTAGGATTTTGTACGGCAAATAATTGGACTTTGCGGATGATGGCACCTCCTGGCATCACGGTGCCGACGTCCTGCACGGTGAGGACAGACAGGCGCTCCTCCGTGTCCACGCGGACCACCCCGTAGCTGAGCCCCTGCATGGACAGCACGCCGCGGCCCGGCGGCTGGCTGCTGTCCTCCACGGGCCTCCTGATGGCCACCGTCAGAGCCTCGGGGGAGCTGGCGCACGGGCAGATCACCTCGGCTCGCAGGCCTTTGGTCTGAAAGACGTTGAGGAAGGCGTCGCACGAGGAGATGGACCCTGACGGCAAGAAGAGAAAAGATCATTCCTAAACTTTGATCTTCTAATAAAGCAAAGACGGAAGCAGGCCACCAACGCGCGGATTCAATTAAGCTTCAGAAGAGGCTGGAATTAAAAGGAAGACTAAATCATGCTCATTTATTACATTTGAATAAGATAAAAGCTGAGAAGAGACTCTCTGGAGCAGAACATCTATTCAGGGAGCTCCCCATCTCATTTTGCCAAAAGTCCCAATAGCGggctttgttttttcaaaacgGGTTCTTACAAGGGTTGGATCCATCTGCCACCAGGAGCATTCGCAGGGAGCTCAGGTTGATGTCCTTCTGGTCTTTGTGGGCCACcagtgcccagtgcatgtctCTGGACTTCACGCAGGCCACTTTGGCTACGTGTGGACACAA
Coding sequences:
- the LOC133143853 gene encoding disco-interacting protein 2 homolog C-like isoform X2; this translates as MADREASPIPLEIRARLAELELELSEGDITQKGYEKKRSKLIRAFVPHAGGMEGPMSHRVPLGPPSAARFHRRRTSGTRDERYRSDVHTEAVQAMLARHVERKVAVPMPSKRRSLVVQTSMDAYTPPDSSSGSEEEAGPCDDISSVEHWMGRPLHLGPAHPGSTSSSSSSTQSGGSGNAGRLADSLAHAHISHLAHLGHPHMGPAHLQQGHLASSHHGIGHLSLKRKGALSVAENGGSLRRSCEFGSDMLWPPPLESDENHSGPPDVTGYSSDSPHSHTERHPMSNMGTIARNTQKYGNAERMETGDGVPVSSRVSAKIQQLVNTLKQPRRPPLREFFVDDFDELLEVQQPDPNQPRPEGAEMMPARGDALGVVTNWPPSLEAALQRWGTISPKAPCLTSLDTAGKPLYVLTYGKLWSRSIKLAYNILHKLGSKQEPMVRPGDRVALVFPNNDPVAFVVAFYGCLLAEVVPVPIEVPLSRKDAGSQQIGFLLGSCGVTVALTSDACHKGLPKSATGEIPQFKGWPKLLWFVTESKHLSKPPRDWFPHIKDANNDTAYIEYKTCKDGSVLGVTVTRIALLTHCQALTQSCCFTEAETIVNVLDFKKDVGLWHGILTSVMNMMHVISVPYSLMKVNPLSWIQKVCQYKAKVACVKSRDMHWALVAHKDQKDINLSSLRMLLVADGSNPWSISSCDAFLNVFQTKGLRAEVICPCASSPEALTVAIRRPVEDSSQPPGRGVLSMQGLSYGVVRVDTEERLSVLTVQDVGTVMPGGLVCVVKPEGVPQLCQTDEIGEMCVCAVATGTSYYGLTGMTKNTFEVYPVSGSGGLVSEYAFVRTGLLGFIGPGGLVFITGKMDGLIMVSGRRHNADDIVATALAVEPMKFVYRGRIAVFSVTVLRDERIVVVAEQRPDSTEEDSFQWMSRVLQAIDSIHGAGVFCLALVPANTLPKTPLGGIHLSEIKQLYLEGGLHPCNVLMCPHTCVTNLPKPRQKQPEIGPASVMVGNLVSGKRIAQASGRDLGQTDDNDQFLFLSEVLQWRAQTTPDHVLYTLLSSRGAVSSSLTCLQLHKRAERVAALLMERGGLQEGDHVALVYPPGIDLIAAFYGSLYAGCVPITVRPPHPQNISTTLPTVKMIVEVSHSACVMTTAVICKLLRSKEATATVDIRNWPPVLDTDDLPKKKPPALYKPSNPDGLAYLDFSVSTTGMLAGVQMSHNAVGAFCRSVKLQCELYPSREVAICLDPYCGLGFVLWCLCSVYSGHQSILIPPVELESNPALWLLAVSQLRVRDTFCSYSVMELCTKGLGLQTETLKARGLDLSRVRACVVVAEERPRMSLTLSFSKLFKDLGLHPRSVSTAFGCRVNLAICLQGTSGPDPTTVYVDMRALRHDRVRLVERGSPHSLPLMESGKILPGVRIIIANPETKGPLGDSHLGEIWVHSAHNGSGYYSGYGEEVLQSDHFNSRLSFGDTQTVWARTGYLGFLRRTELTDANGERHDALFVVGALEEAMELRGMRYHPIDIETSVIRAHKSIMECAVFPWTNLLVVVVELEGSEQEALDLVPMVTKAVLEEHYLIVGVVVVTDIGVIPINSRGEKQRMHLRDGFLQDQLDPIYVAYNM
- the LOC133143853 gene encoding disco-interacting protein 2 homolog C-like isoform X1, with amino-acid sequence MADREASPIPLEIRARLAELELELSEGDITQKGYEKKRSKLIRAFVPHAGGMEGPMSHRVPLGPPSAARFHRRRTSGTRDERYRSDVHTEAVQAMLARHVERKVAVPMPSKRRSLVVQTSMDAYTPPGLSPLCSDSSSGSEEEAGPCDDISSVEHWMGRPLHLGPAHPGSTSSSSSSTQSGGSGNAGRLADSLAHAHISHLAHLGHPHMGPAHLQQGHLASSHHGIGHLSLKRKGALSVAENGGSLRRSCEFGSDMLWPPPLESDENHSGPPDVTGYSSDSPHSHTERHPMSNMGTIARNTQKYGNAERMETGDGVPVSSRVSAKIQQLVNTLKQPRRPPLREFFVDDFDELLEVQQPDPNQPRPEGAEMMPARGDALGVVTNWPPSLEAALQRWGTISPKAPCLTSLDTAGKPLYVLTYGKLWSRSIKLAYNILHKLGSKQEPMVRPGDRVALVFPNNDPVAFVVAFYGCLLAEVVPVPIEVPLSRKDAGSQQIGFLLGSCGVTVALTSDACHKGLPKSATGEIPQFKGWPKLLWFVTESKHLSKPPRDWFPHIKDANNDTAYIEYKTCKDGSVLGVTVTRIALLTHCQALTQSCCFTEAETIVNVLDFKKDVGLWHGILTSVMNMMHVISVPYSLMKVNPLSWIQKVCQYKAKVACVKSRDMHWALVAHKDQKDINLSSLRMLLVADGSNPWSISSCDAFLNVFQTKGLRAEVICPCASSPEALTVAIRRPVEDSSQPPGRGVLSMQGLSYGVVRVDTEERLSVLTVQDVGTVMPGGLVCVVKPEGVPQLCQTDEIGEMCVCAVATGTSYYGLTGMTKNTFEVYPVSGSGGLVSEYAFVRTGLLGFIGPGGLVFITGKMDGLIMVSGRRHNADDIVATALAVEPMKFVYRGRIAVFSVTVLRDERIVVVAEQRPDSTEEDSFQWMSRVLQAIDSIHGAGVFCLALVPANTLPKTPLGGIHLSEIKQLYLEGGLHPCNVLMCPHTCVTNLPKPRQKQPEIGPASVMVGNLVSGKRIAQASGRDLGQTDDNDQFLFLSEVLQWRAQTTPDHVLYTLLSSRGAVSSSLTCLQLHKRAERVAALLMERGGLQEGDHVALVYPPGIDLIAAFYGSLYAGCVPITVRPPHPQNISTTLPTVKMIVEVSHSACVMTTAVICKLLRSKEATATVDIRNWPPVLDTDDLPKKKPPALYKPSNPDGLAYLDFSVSTTGMLAGVQMSHNAVGAFCRSVKLQCELYPSREVAICLDPYCGLGFVLWCLCSVYSGHQSILIPPVELESNPALWLLAVSQLRVRDTFCSYSVMELCTKGLGLQTETLKARGLDLSRVRACVVVAEERPRMSLTLSFSKLFKDLGLHPRSVSTAFGCRVNLAICLQGTSGPDPTTVYVDMRALRHDRVRLVERGSPHSLPLMESGKILPGVRIIIANPETKGPLGDSHLGEIWVHSAHNGSGYYSGYGEEVLQSDHFNSRLSFGDTQTVWARTGYLGFLRRTELTDANGERHDALFVVGALEEAMELRGMRYHPIDIETSVIRAHKSIMECAVFPWTNLLVVVVELEGSEQEALDLVPMVTKAVLEEHYLIVGVVVVTDIGVIPINSRGEKQRMHLRDGFLQDQLDPIYVAYNM